A segment of the Chitinophagaceae bacterium genome:
ATTCCTGCTAACATGAATACCTATTCATTAACCTATCACTATGCGGTTGTATTTCAGGATCCCAGGCATCAGATATATGAACAGCCCAGGCTTGAAATTGAAGTAATGAATACAACCGACAACCAGTTGATCGATTGTTCTTCTTTTACATTTATTCCATTCGGCTCACCATTGCCCGGTTTTTTTATATCACCACAGGGTATTGATACAACTGCTGTATGGTGTAAGGATTGGACTGCTGTTACCATTAATTTAAATGGGAAAGCCGGAAAAACGATCCGTCTTTTTTTTAAGACAGCTGATTGCACATTCAGACGGCATTTTGGGTATGCGTACATTGACGTTAATTCTGAATGCACCGGTGAATTTACAGGTGCAACTTTTTGCCCAAGAGATACAGCTGTAAGTGTTGTGGCGCCTTTCGGTTTTCAATCATATACATGGTTTAACAATGGATTTACACAGGTATTGGGTAGCCAGCAAACGCTCAGGTTGCAGCCGGCACCAGCAGCTGGTTCATTACTGGCAGTTGAAGTAACTCCTTATAATGGATATGGATGTAAAGACACGTTATATGCCCGACTTGTAGATACATTAACAGTGAGGGCACAGGCAGGGCCTGATCTTGTTTACTGTGCGCCTGAGCCTGTATTAATTGGTGAGAATTCCAAGCCGGGTATCCGTTATCAATGGACACCTGCTGCCCGGTTTATCAGATCCAAATATTTCAAATCCATTTGCAAGCCCGTCTGTTACTACAAAATATTATGTAACAGCAACCAGCGGAGGAGGAGGCTGCAGTCATACTGATTCAATTATAGTCACAACTTCTATACCCGACACCACCATGCGGTTTTTCGGGAAGACTGACTTTTGCAGTCAATCATCAGACAGTGCAGTATTGGTATTATCCAATACAAATAAAATTCAATGGTATAGAAATGGAACAGCTTTATCCGGTTTTCAACCTTTCCGGTTCAGAGTAACAGAGTCTGGTACTTATTATGCAGTAGTAACAAACCTGAACGGATGTAATTTGCCAACACGTTCTGTAGTAATTAATATTGAAAATCCGATTCCCGGCATAACTTATCCAATTCAATATACTTTCTTAGATACTCAGTTACCTCTTCAGGCGAGATCGATAGGGGTGTCGGTGTTATGGAGGCCGGCTGTATACCTGGATAAGCCGTTAACCTATAACCCAAATTTCAGTACAAGCAGTGAAACAATCCAGAGATATCTCATCGACTTCATTACAGTTGGCGGATGTTTTACAACAGATACACAGATTGTAAGATCCATTAAAGAAGTAAAAGTATTTGTGCCAACGGCATTTACTCCCTAACAGCGACCAGCTGAATGATCGTTTTTTTTCCCGTAACAATTGGCATTAAAGAAATGTATTCATTCAGTGTAGTAAACCGCTGGGGCCGTGAGGTTTATTCAATGGGTAAAAGCGATACCGACTGGGATGGTACCTATAAAAATATTCAGCAGGAACCCGGTGTATATGTTTGGTATATGAAAGGTGTGGGCATTGACAATAAAATTTATTTCAGAAAAGGTACGGTAACGCTCATACGGTAATTTGCCTGAGTTTAATACAAAGTATAACTTCTTTTCCTTTTCACTCATATATGGTTTTATTATGCTCTGTCTTTAAAAGGGTTGGTGAAAAACTAAAGGGAACTCATGAAATCTAAAGAGGTCCGCTTTAAAGCGGACCTCTTTCTTTGAAGACGATTTTGAAAATATTTTTATATAAAAATTATCAATTTTGAGATACGCTTATTCGTAAATAAGGTATGCTGAGTTAGCACGGAAGGCTGAATGACGTATTTTGAAATTCTTTGTTCCCAGTACATCACGTAATGCTTTTGTTTCGCCGGGCCATTCACGCACATTAATTTCATCAAAACCAATCACTGCACCTTTGGTTAAATAAGGAACAATTTGTTCCAGTGCTGTATAGGTTGGTTTGTAAATATCAAAATCAATATATACCATTGCAATGATGGTTTCCTGTCTGCTTTCAAGATAGGGTCCGAGTGTGAGATTTACATCGCCTTTTACCAGTTCAAACTTGCGGATGTTTGGTAAAGGAGCCAGTTGCTCATGTAAGTAATACATCTTCCAGGAAATTCTCATATTGATCAGGAACACTGTAATCGCCGGTTGACCATTTCTGTACACTGTTTACATCATGCTCTCCAACTTCTGGAAAGCCGCTGAATGTATCAAATGCAATGATCTTGCGGTTATGGTTAAAGGGCTCATATATGCCACGTAAAGAACTTAGGAGAGATAAGTTGGTGCCGTAACGGGTTCCGAATTCAATAATAGAGCCATGTAAGCCAACTATCTGTGTGTACATTTCATTAATAAACAGCATACGGGAGATCAGTCTGCGGTCAATAAACAGACCAACATTGTTCATTAATTCCTCTTTGGGAATGGGAGCCTTGAACATCAGTTCTGCTAAACGGTTCCTGGAGTTGAATTCATTCTCATTCAGGGATTTGATCTGGTCGGCTTCACTCGTGAAATTTTGCATTGAAAAGGGTGTTTGTTGTATTTTGGTTGATTGTTTGTTGAAGATAAATGCCTGTGGGAAACAACGTTATGCCCACAATATAAGAATTTCATGATTTTTTTGGCAGGAAATTTAAAGCCCTATCTCAGGGGAGTTATATTTCTTAGTTGCTTTTCCACAGTATCAAATAATAACTGGGAATCTGTATTTTAGCAGGTAACAGACAGGAAAAATTGATAATATGAAAGCTGCAACAATTAATGAAATTAAACAGGAGCTAAGTAACAGCCCGTCCTCGCAGTTAACTGAACTCTGCCTGCGGCTTGCCCGGTTTAAAAAGGAGAATAAAGAACTGCTGACCTATTTGCTTTTTGAGGCCCATGATACAGCTGACTATATTAAAAGTGTAAAAGAGGAGATGGATTCTCAGTTTGAAGGAATGAACAAAAGCAACGTTTATTTTGTGAAGAAAACTTTGCGGAAGATCATCCGTACTGCCGCTAAATATACCCGGTACAGTGGGCTTGCTACTGTGGAAATTGAACTGTTGATTTATTTCCTGGCAACAATGAAGGGATTGAATATTCCCATTGAGAAAAATCCCGTGCTTACGAATATCTACCAAAACCAACTCAAGAAAGTGAATAAAGCCATTGAAACCCTGCATGAAGATTTGCAGTATGATTATCTGAAAGAAGTAAGAAAATTGTAAGTAACACAGCAGAAACATTACATTCTCTTCAACCAGCCGGTAATGCTCATTCTGCTGCGGTTTGCTTTTGATACTTCATGTTCCATTTCATCGCTTTTAAAGAATACTGCTGTTTGTGCGTGGGGTTCTATTGTTTGAGTTGATTCATTTTGATATACCCGCAATTGTCCGCCATCTTCTTCCAGCCAGTTGTTGTTTAAATAATTGATCAGTGAAAACTTCCGGTTACTGTCGTTTTGAAACTGATCCCTGTGCCGTTTGTAAAAACTGCCTTCTTCATAAACGGCATAATGAAATTCATATCCATTGATGCCGGTATAGCAGGTACTGTTCAGCCGGTCAATAAAATCTTCAGCCAGTTGTAAAAACTCCTGTTCGTATTGATTGTTGTGACTTTTGTCCATCCAGTAAATTTTATCGCTCCGCATTTTCTGATGCTGATCTTTCATTGCTTCATTTCCGATTCCGGCAACGGTCATCATCTTATCGTTTTGCAATTGCAGAATATTTTGCTGCAGACCATCGGAAAGTGACTTTGACATAAAGCCGGGATCAATTCCAATCTTATTATCGAGGTAGCTGTCAATCAGTAAGTCAAACGGGTTGTTCATTTTTTCAGTTAATGAAACAAGGTAGTTCATTTAGCCAGCCTCAACTATTTACTTATTTTCCTGGTTTAATTTTCTTTTTCAGTTGATGATTGAATAACTGCTGGTTGAGGAATAATAGAATGGGTATAGATAAATAACATAAACCTGCAATCCCTTCTGCTCCTGACCATGCCAGGATAATTGCTGATATCCCAATCAAGGCATTCCATAATGCACCTCTTTTTTCTTTCCTGGTGAAAAGTATTTCATATTGATTTAACTCGAGTTTACTGGAGAAATGCAAAGCTCTTTTGTACAGGAGGAAAATAATCATCCAGATTAAAAAATAACCAATGCTGAATAAAATAATTAACTGAGCAAAATCTTCTGTGTGAAGCACAGCCAGTCCTTTTTCTGCAGCTTTTGGAAAGAGGTCAATACCTGTCCAGCTTGTAAGCAGAACAGAAAACAGGAACTTTAGAGGATAGATATAAAAAAGGATAATAGCGAGGTAGCAAAGGTTCAGAACAATCGTTGGCAAATCATTTAAACCATAGCGGCGGAAATACATATACTGCTGGTACCAGAAGAAATATAATTGCAACAGTTGCAAAAATGGAAGGGCGCCCTGTACAATTATTTTTAATTCTTCAAAAGTTTGCGGCACTTCCAGTGAAGCAACCAATAAGGAAACAGAGAAAGCAAATACAGCATCACTCAATGCTTCTATTCTTACTATTTCAATACTTCTGTGACGGAAAGGTTCACGGTTGAGCGGGTCAAATATTTTTTTCCGGAGCATAACGGTTCAATAAGCACCGGAAAAGTAAAATCAAAAGTAGTACTGTAAAATGATGATGGTCAGTTTTACTCTTTTGTATTTAGATTCTGTTCAGCCCAAGACCGGGTTGATTGCTGCAGTACATATATCCGTCTCTCAAAATAAATCCATCTTTCACCCAGTCTCTGCTGAGGTCAAAGCTTCCATCGAGATCAAGATATTTTGTATTACTCCAACTGTAAGCCACATGAAGTGCAGCAGTGATACTTGCCATACTTTCATCATTACAACCCCAGAATAAATCAATATTTGCATTGGCAGCAATTGCAGCAATTTTCCTGGCGCTTTTTATACCGCCGCTTTTCATTAGTTTAATATTGAAAATACCAAAGGGCTGAGGAGAGCGGGAGAGAGTTGTTGCTGACTCTGCATCAATCAATGATTCATCAGCAGCTAATAATTTCCTGTCGGCTTCATCTAAGGTTGCCAACTCATGTTCTTTACCAACTGGTAAAGGTTGCTCAATCAGTTCAAGTGAAAGATGCTTTGTTTTATTAATGAACTGTTTCAGTTGAGGCAAATCATAACCCTGGTTGGCATCAACACGGATCAGCATTCTGTTGCCAAACAATTCATTGAGTTTTGTAACCCGTTCAATATCTTCTTCTACATTCAATCCTGTTTTGATCTTGATGATCCTGAAACCGGCTGCATAATTTTCTTTTGCTTCTGCAAGTATGGCAGCGGTTTCTTTTATACCAATGGTGATGGATGTCGGGAGTGCATCAATCTTTCGTCCATATAAATCTACAACAGGAATTCCTTTCAACTGACAATACGCATCATGCAATGCAAGATCAATGGCTGCGACTGTGCCGGGCAGATGCGGGAAGTGGGTGACAGCTTCATCAATGAGTTGATTGAAGTCATTGATATCTTTTCCAGCCATCTGCTGCACAAAATCTGTTTGCAGATTCCTTAATGTATCTGCGGGTGACTCTCCAACTACTTCAGTAAATGGATTGGAAGCTCCGATTCCAGTAATGCCATTCTCTAATATAATTTCAAGAAAAATAATCTCTGTATCATCAATTACTTTGTAAGCAATGGTATATGGTTTGGTTAAAGGCAATTGCTGCAACCATACATTGATTGATTTAATTTTCATACAGGTTGTTTAAGCAGCGATTGAATAACTGGAATAATTTTTTCCACTCCCTGTTGCAATGGTAATAAAACAGGGATGTATAACTCTGCTTCATATTCTTTCTGAAATTGGAAAGCTTCTTCCAAACTGCATTGTTCAGTATTTAACGCAACAGCAATTACATTAGATCCGTACATTTTTATCAATTCAATTTCTGAAGCAACAGAATGAATGGCTCCCCACTCAGCTAAATGTTCATAATGTTTTCGCTTTGGTGCATGCACAAGAATAACATGTTTTGCATTACCTGACACCAGCATTTCAGCACCGCATGGCCCGCTGGGATTACGTAAGGCTGACTGTCCTTCGATTAATAACACATCAGCATTGGTTTCTTTCCAGCAGGAAACAATTGTATGTTCCAGTTCACCCGAAATAAAATCGTTCAGCGTTGAATCAAAAATAAAACCATATTGTCCGCCCTGTAACCAGCCTGTTTGGCCGGTATAGATCATCTGCGCATTGATCTTTGCATCAGCACAAGCCTGTTTCACCATACGGCAGGTTGTTCGTTTGCCCAATGCACAATCGGTGCCGATGACTGCAATGATGGGTGCTTTCACAGAATAGATTTCTGCATTCCAGAAATGCAAATCCTTTCTGTTTTTGGTTTGCGTACATCAATCAATTCAACATTGTACTCTTTTGCCAATGCTGCAAGCGAGGGATATTTGATAAGAAATCATGCAGGCCATTCACCAATGAAATATTTTCCTGATGCATGCTTCCAATACAGGAATAAAATGTGCAGGAAGAATTCCGCCAACAGTGGCGATACCAATGATACAATATTTAATATCCTGAATGGATGTGGTTGCTTCCTCAATATTTCCGAGCACAGGAATGCTTCGGTGTTTTCCATCTAATACCTCACCTGCATCTTTCCCTCCATGCAATGAATCAATGATGGCAACAATTTCAAAACGTTCTGTTCCTCTTATGAGTCCGTGAGCTGTTTTGGCATCTGAATCATGCAGCATGCCATCTGTTAATACAATTGCTTTTGGTTTACCTGTCATTTTTATTTGATCGTTTGCTTTTTCTTTCAATAATATCCGGACTGTTTCTAATTACCGTTTAATAAACTCTCCCGGGTATTTCTGTTGTGAAGTTTTGTCTTTATACACCAGCACACCATTCACCCATACTTTTAAAATACCATCTGATAATGCTCTTGGATCTTTAATGCTTGCATTATCTTTTACTGTTGCAGGATCTATCAAAACAAGATCAGCAAAATATCCCGGCGCAATAATACCACGATTTTTAATTCCTGTATGTTCTGCTGCCAAACCGGTCATTTTATAAATGGCTTCTTCCCAGCTCATGATCTTTTTCTCTTTTACATAGTGGCTCAGTACCCTGGTAAAACTTCCATATCCTCTTGGGTGACCACCATTGGCACCATCTGAACAGATATTGGTATGATTCCAATTTAAAAATGTTATGATATCATCCTCTGTCATTGATTTGCCCATGATGGTTTCAATACCACCCGCATCGGGATGTTGCTGACCATATGTTTCTGCAGCGGCAACTAAATATAAAAGTGTTTGTGCAGGCGTTTCATTCCGTAAACGGGCAATAGCCGCAACAGTCTTTCCTTTGTAAGTTGTATCGGGTGCAAAACGAACGAGCACCGAACCTTCTGCATCAAACAAATGTTCTGTTGCATAGGTGGCACCCAGTAAACTTTTTGAAATCTTTTTAGGAAATAAAACACGCAGCGTACTGTTCCAGAAATCATAAGGGTAGCAATCTGCTGTTATATCAATCCCCTCAGCTCTTGCTCTCTGTAAAGTTGCCAGTAAGGATGCCGCTGTTCCCCAATCATCTTTCAGTGCAATTTTAATATGCGAAATCTGCACAGGAATTTTTGCCTGTCTGCCAATTTCTATGATTTCATTGATGGCATCAGCCATGCTGATATCTTCACTTCTGATATGACTGATGTATTTTCCTTTGTGTGCCGCTGTTATTTTAGCCAGTTCAATTACTTCATACATGTTACTGTAAAAAGCTCCTTCATATTCTAAACCGGTAGAAAGTCCAAGTGAACCTTTCTGCAAATCTTCACGCAGTAATTGTTTTATCTTTTCCAGTTCTTGTTTTGTTGCAGGACGGTTGAGTTGATTTTCACCCATCACTTTTTCCCTGATAGAAGTATGACCGGTGTAAGTTGCAATGTTAATGGCAGCGGGAATTCTTTTCAATTGTGCAATCATGCTGTCAACAGGATCGCCGCCGCCATCCTGTCCTGCAACAATAGTTGTAATGCCCTGGTTCAATGCGGCCAGTGCCTCCGGATATTTATCTAAGTAACCGGCAAGGTGACTGTGACTGTCAATAAAACCCGGCGCAAGAATCTTTCCTTCTCCATCAATAACCGTTTCGTCTGTAAACGGAGTGAGATTACCAACAGCAATGATTCGCTTGCCCTGTATTCTTACAGAAGCATTTTTGCAGCACTGCCCGTTCCGTCAATCAACTGTATATTTTTTATAAGAACAGTTGGAGTTATATCTAATGATCCTCCCTGTATGAAGTTTTTTGTAATACGGTTTGCAGTGCCATTACTTCCGCTGCTCAATGAAATAATGGTGCGTTTATTTTTTACATCACGGTAAATGAGATTAATAAAACCAACCCATCCACCTGTGTGTGAGTATTGCTGTTCTTTTTCATTGTCAAGAAACCAGCCAAAGCCATACGGATAAGTTGTGCCATCTTTTAATACAACCGGCTTAAAAGCCTGCGCCATGGTTTCTTTCTTTACCAGCTTTTCTGTAGTTAAGCTTTGTTCCCATTTAAACAGATCTTCAACAGATGAATAAATATTTCCATCGCCAACAACACCATCAAACGGCGTAAGATCGCTGAGCTTTCTTTTTTCACCTGTTTCTTCAAAGCCGTACACATGATTTGCCGGAACAGATGACATCAGCACATGGTACACATAGGTATCTTTCAGTTTAAGCGGTTCAGTAATATTTTTTCTGATGAATACATCAATAGGTTCTTTTGTGATCCGCTCAATAACACTTACCAGTAACACATAATTGGTATTACAGTAATTCCATTTTGTTCCGGTAGCAAAATCAAGGTTTGGCTTACGGGTAGAAAAAGAGTGATCATTTTCTCATTCGTCAATGTATCAAGCGGTGATTTGTATTGCTGAAACAGAGCAAAGTATTCAGGAATGCCGGATGTATGTGTCATCAGGTTCCGGACTGTTATTCCTTCGTAAGGAAGTTCAGGAATGTATTTCCGGCAGTCATCATCAAATTGCAGCAGTCCTTTTTCTTTTAGGATCATGATGCCCATGCAGATAAACTGCTTGGTCACAGATGCAAGGTTGAAAGAAGAGGTGGTGGTTAAAGGCTGGCTGGTTCTGTAATCACTTACTCCAAATGCTTTTTTATAAACGACTTTACCATTTTCAGCATAAAGTACGGTGCCATTAAAACGGTTGGTTTGATGAAGTTTGGTTAAAGCTGAATCTAAGCTTTTTGTGCTGGCAGGCGTTTGTGCTTTCAGTAAGCTGAAGGAAATCAGGAAAAAGAAGAGAATGATTAAATTTCTCATGTATGCAGGTTTGCGCTAAAGATAATGAGAAGCGGAGAAAGTTGTTTCAATGTTCTGAATCAGCTGACCCTATGACCCGCCTCATTTGAATCCGTCTGTAAGGATTGTATCTTTTACACAAACTGATTTAACATGAAATACACGTGTACGAATTGGAAGAAATCTGTTTACCAGCTAATGTTTACCGGGATGATTGCCATTTTCAGCTCCTGTGACTCGTACAATTTTTCAGCACCGCAACCGGTTGATAAAGCGAATATCTATGAGTTTCCAAAAGAGTTAAGGGGTAAATGGTCTGTAAAGGATGAGAGTGATGGCCAGTTTTATTTTTTTAATAAAAAATATGTTTTACTGGTTTTCAGCGATACAGATAAAATTGTTAATGGTGCTTGGCCGAAGATGGATGCAACAGGGAAGGCGATTTATGTAACGGGTTCTTACAACAGTGCTGAAACAATTACATACGACAGTTTGAAAAATCCTGTTGATACGGTAACCAATTACCTGTTTCGTAACGGGCACGTGTATGAAATAGCTGACAGGAAGTTTTTGAAGAAACCCTATCCCTTTGTAATGGATAAAGACACGGTTGTTGTTGTAAAAACAGATACTATCTGCATTGATCTTGGGCAGAATGCTTTTCTCCGCCAGCTGAACCGAACTACTTATGTTCTGAATATCCGTAACAATATTCTTGGCGAAGATGCTTCAGACTACAGTAACTGGTGGCGCTTAATTATCCTGGAACGAAAGAGTGATCAAACGTATAATTTATGGGAATGCACATCTAAAACAGAAAATCTTCCCTGCCATTTTTTTGCTGGGAATTCAAAAAGCAATATTTTTTATTTTGATTGTCAATGGACATCAGCAGAGGTTCAGCGTATGATGAAGGAAGGATATTTTGAAGTCAGCAGTGAAATCAGTAAGGAGAAAATTGAAAAGTAGAAAAGGAATTCCCCCTGCGCTGACAGTTTTGTAAACTGTTTATTTCAGCAGGTCATTCATTTTCATATAAGCTTAACCTGTTTGAAAGATGAACAATCTTCTGCTGCATTTCATTCATGCGTTGTAACAGATAAGTGATGGTTTCAATGCCTTCCAGGTTTATATCAAGCTCATAATATAAACGTATCAGCTTTTCCAGGTTATGTAACTGATTAACGGGTACATATGTTTTTTCTTCAACAGTGCTGACCTCTATCAACCCCGATTCTTTTAAGGAATAGATAAACGACGTTTCAATATTGTGATGAATACAAAACTCTTCGGCGGGGA
Coding sequences within it:
- a CDS encoding dipeptide epimerase; protein product: MKIKSINVWLQQLPLTKPYTIAYKVIDDTEIIFLEIILENGITGIGASNPFTEVVGESPADTLRNLQTDFVQQMAGKDINDFNQLIDEAVTHFPHLPGTVAAIDLALHDAYCQLKGIPVVDLYGRKIDALPTSITIGIKETAAILAEAKENYAAGFRIIKIKTGLNVEEDIERVTKLNELFGNRMLIRVDANQGYDLPQLKQFINKTKHLSLELIEQPLPVGKEHELATLDEADRKLLAADESLIDAESATTLSRSPQPFGIFNIKLMKSGGIKSARKIAAIAANANIDLFWGCNDESMASITAALHVAYSWSNTKYLDLDGSFDLSRDWVKDGFILRDGYMYCSNQPGLGLNRI
- a CDS encoding 2OG-Fe(II) oxygenase, which produces MNNPFDLLIDSYLDNKIGIDPGFMSKSLSDGLQQNILQLQNDKMMTVAGIGNEAMKDQHQKMRSDKIYWMDKSHNNQYEQEFLQLAEDFIDRLNSTCYTGINGYEFHYAVYEEGSFYKRHRDQFQNDSNRKFSLINYLNNNWLEEDGGQLRVYQNESTQTIEPHAQTAVFFKSDEMEHEVSKANRSRMSITGWLKRM
- a CDS encoding DUF1211 domain-containing protein, coding for MLRKKIFDPLNREPFRHRSIEIVRIEALSDAVFAFSVSLLVASLEVPQTFEELKIIVQGALPFLQLLQLYFFWYQQYMYFRRYGLNDLPTIVLNLCYLAIILFYIYPLKFLFSVLLTSWTGIDLFPKAAEKGLAVLHTEDFAQLIILFSIGYFLIWMIIFLLYKRALHFSSKLELNQYEILFTRKEKRGALWNALIGISAIILAWSGAEGIAGLCYLSIPILLFLNQQLFNHQLKKKIKPGK
- a CDS encoding chaperone modulator CbpM; the encoded protein is MQTEEMIPAEEFCIHHNIETSFIYSLKESGLIEVSTVEEKTYVPVNQLHNLEKLIRLYYELDINLEGIETITYLLQRMNEMQQKIVHLSNRLSLYENE
- a CDS encoding gliding motility-associated C-terminal domain-containing protein, encoding MIVFFPVTIGIKEMYSFSVVNRWGREVYSMGKSDTDWDGTYKNIQQEPGVYVWYMKGVGIDNKIYFRKGTVTLIR